The following coding sequences lie in one Filimonas effusa genomic window:
- the eno gene encoding phosphopyruvate hydratase — protein sequence MSYIADIHARQILDSRGNPTVEVDVLTESGHLGRAAVPSGASTGIHEAVELRDGDKKTYVGKGVLKAVANVNDIIAEQLIGWSINDQTGVDAKLLEIDGTENKSKLGANATLAVSMAVAKAAALESSLPLYRYLGGVNATVLPMPLMNILNGGVHADNKIDYQEYMIVPVGAESFSEGLRWGVEIFHELKSVLKKKGYSTNVGDEGGFAPDIQSNEEAIETVLQAIESAGYKVGEQIGIALDAASSEMFKDGQYKFYKSSGKSISSDEMVAYWQEWVNKYPIVSIEDGMAEEDWDGWKKLTDAIGHKVQLVGDDLFVTNTKILQRGIDTNTANSILVKVNQIGTVTETINAVQLAQRSGYTTIMSHRSGETEDTTIADLAVALNCGQIKTGSASRTDRMAKYNQLIRIEEALGESAIYPKGKIKFGK from the coding sequence ATGAGTTACATAGCTGACATCCACGCGCGTCAGATCTTAGACAGCCGCGGCAATCCTACAGTAGAAGTTGACGTTTTAACTGAAAGCGGACACCTTGGCCGCGCAGCTGTACCCAGCGGCGCCTCTACAGGTATCCATGAAGCTGTAGAATTACGCGATGGCGACAAAAAAACTTACGTAGGTAAAGGCGTTTTAAAAGCAGTTGCCAACGTTAACGATATTATTGCTGAACAACTGATTGGCTGGTCTATCAACGACCAAACCGGTGTTGACGCCAAACTGCTCGAAATCGACGGCACTGAAAACAAAAGCAAACTGGGTGCAAACGCTACCCTGGCAGTATCTATGGCCGTAGCTAAAGCTGCAGCCCTCGAAAGCAGCCTGCCTTTATACCGCTACCTCGGTGGCGTTAACGCTACTGTTCTTCCTATGCCTTTGATGAACATCCTTAACGGTGGTGTTCACGCCGATAACAAAATCGACTACCAGGAATATATGATCGTTCCTGTAGGCGCCGAAAGCTTCAGCGAAGGCTTACGCTGGGGCGTTGAAATCTTCCATGAACTGAAATCTGTTCTGAAGAAAAAAGGCTACAGCACTAACGTAGGTGACGAAGGCGGCTTCGCTCCCGATATCCAAAGCAACGAAGAAGCGATCGAAACTGTATTACAGGCTATCGAATCTGCAGGATACAAAGTAGGCGAACAAATCGGTATCGCCCTCGACGCAGCCTCCAGCGAAATGTTCAAAGACGGCCAATACAAATTCTATAAAAGCTCCGGCAAGTCTATCAGCAGCGATGAAATGGTAGCTTACTGGCAGGAATGGGTGAACAAATACCCCATCGTTTCTATCGAAGACGGTATGGCGGAAGAAGATTGGGACGGCTGGAAAAAACTCACCGACGCTATCGGTCATAAAGTACAGCTCGTAGGTGATGACCTGTTCGTTACCAACACCAAAATCTTACAACGTGGTATCGATACCAATACCGCAAACAGCATCCTGGTAAAAGTAAACCAGATCGGTACCGTTACTGAAACAATCAACGCTGTTCAACTGGCACAAAGAAGCGGTTACACAACCATCATGAGCCACAGAAGCGGTGAAACGGAAGATACTACTATTGCCGACCTCGCTGTAGCATTAAACTGCGGCCAGATCAAAACCGGTTCTGCTTCCCGTACCGACCGTATGGCTAAGTACAACCAGCTGATCCGTATCGAAGAAGCTTTAGGCGAAAGCGCTATCTATCCTAAAGGCAAGATCAAATTCGGCAAATAG
- a CDS encoding FtsB family cell division protein, producing the protein MKKAAKTVLFILKNKYLVSLVAFVILLLFFDRNDVFTQMERKKQLRELQSSKQFYQDEIIRTKQQLIDLQQNPAALEKYARENFYMKRDNEDIFLVEPAATSKKK; encoded by the coding sequence ATGAAGAAAGCAGCGAAAACAGTCTTATTTATCCTGAAGAACAAGTACCTCGTAAGCCTGGTGGCTTTTGTGATCCTGCTGCTGTTTTTCGACCGCAACGACGTCTTTACCCAAATGGAACGGAAAAAACAGTTGCGCGAATTGCAGTCAAGCAAACAATTCTACCAGGACGAAATCATACGTACGAAACAACAGCTCATAGATCTCCAGCAAAATCCCGCTGCACTCGAGAAATATGCCCGCGAAAACTTCTATATGAAGCGCGATAATGAAGATATTTTCCTCGTTGAACCGGCAGCTACCAGCAAAAAAAAGTAA
- the nth gene encoding endonuclease III, with translation MTRKEKYQYVIHYFQEHTPDAETELFYDNPYQLLVAVILSAQCTDKRVNMTTPALFAQYPNPYDLAQASFEDVFYYIKSISYPNNKAKHLIGMANMLINDFNGEVPMTVDELIKLPGVGRKTANVVTSVIDEQPNMAVDTHVFRVSARLGLTTTGAKTPLAVEKELVKNIPTELIHKAHHWLILHGRYTCLARTPKCYDCGLTEVCNYYRKNIKPAKAK, from the coding sequence ATGACACGCAAAGAAAAGTACCAGTACGTAATCCATTATTTCCAGGAGCATACGCCCGACGCGGAAACAGAGCTTTTTTACGACAACCCTTATCAGTTGCTCGTAGCAGTGATCCTATCCGCACAATGCACCGATAAGCGCGTAAACATGACCACGCCGGCCCTGTTTGCCCAATACCCCAACCCTTACGACCTTGCCCAGGCTTCGTTCGAAGATGTATTTTATTACATCAAAAGCATCTCCTATCCCAACAACAAGGCAAAACACCTCATTGGCATGGCCAATATGCTCATCAACGACTTCAACGGCGAAGTCCCCATGACCGTCGATGAACTCATTAAACTGCCCGGCGTAGGCCGCAAAACAGCCAATGTGGTAACCTCGGTAATAGACGAACAACCCAACATGGCTGTAGACACACACGTTTTCCGGGTCTCCGCCCGCCTGGGCCTCACCACCACCGGGGCCAAAACCCCGCTGGCCGTAGAAAAAGAACTGGTAAAGAACATCCCCACCGAACTCATCCACAAAGCCCACCACTGGCTCATTTTACACGGCCGCTATACCTGCCTCGCCCGTACCCCAAAATGTTACGACTGCGGCTTGACAGAGGTCTGCAA